One Vicia villosa cultivar HV-30 ecotype Madison, WI linkage group LG5, Vvil1.0, whole genome shotgun sequence genomic window, TTCCATATCTCAACTTCCAAACAGACGCTTGTTCcttttctctcttcctctctctaGTTTCCTTTTCCTCCCTTTTCCTGCATTTGCTGAAGATGACAGTGTAAATTCTACAGAGTATGATCCAGTAACCCGTTCTGAAAGAGATGCCAGTGCTTTAATCTCACAGAGAGTTTCTAAGGGTGTTGAGTTGTTGGAGAAAGGTAGGGAATTACAAGCTCTGGGTGACTTCAATGGCGCTCTTCAATACTTTTCTCAGGTTACCCAATTTCCTTTCATTTGGTTCTTACTTGTTTATCTTCAATTTGATGATGGATTATTGTATTGTGTATGTTCATGTCTTTCAttatttgcttcttttttcttccttttgtgaAGAGATTATATGAATAGCCTAAGtgtttaattaagttgtttatccaaactaTGATTGAGTTGTAGAATGTAACCTTGTAAACTTGTAGCTGTCACCATAATAGGTTAAATTGTCATTCTCTTGTTCGTTTTTACTGAGAAATCAACTAAGGGGTGTTTTGATGTTCATCTTATGCGCTTATCATATAAGTTATGTCCAAAATTGGAGAGGGAATGATGGTAAACTGTAAACAACCTTTGACAACAGGCTACTGGTGGAGCTTATAAGAAAATACACGCTATAAAATAAACCGTAAAGAAGTTGAATGTCATAGATATACATACACATATGAATGCGTGTGCGTGTAAaggttgtgtgtgtgtgtgtgtgtatatatatatatatatatatatatatatatatatatatatatatatatatatatatatatatatatatatatatatatatatatatgtgtgtgtgtgtgtgtgtgtgtgtgtgtgtgtgtgtgtgtgtttgtatgCACATCACATGTAGggatagatagatagatacacGCTAAATCTGCTACTATATGAAGTAACTTTTGGAATTTCGTAAAGCAAATTGGCATGCTACTTTCGGTATCTGAACAAAACAAACGATGCGATTGGAAGAAGGAACATCTATGCAAAGATGTCACACAATGGCTATATTGTGACTCAATTATAAGTTTTGTTAGTCAAAGTTTATGCCAAGAGTCAAAGACTTACTAGAGTTCAGTTTGAAACAAATGTAGAATTGTTATGCTGATGTAAGAGTAGTTTGTTTTTTTGGAATCACTAGACATATCAGAAATATTTAATATAACTGATTTTAGAGGCCTCAAAATTTGCCGGTTCAACATCACATGTCAGAAGCTAAGCGTCAGACAGATTTGTATTTTGGTATTCATGCTACCTGTTTTTGCAGGTGATTGAAAGCTACAAAGACTTGGCATTCTCAGAGTATGCAAGGGTAGGGAGAGCACTAGCCCTATATGAAGTTGGTGACAGAGAAGAAGCAATTGCAGAGATGGAAGACGTTTCAATATCACTAAAGGGGTATCCAGGTATGAATGTTCGCGTTTTCATCGTAGATTCACGCTTAAAACGGAAAATTCTCGCTTTTCTCTCATTCTATTTTGTTTTCCTGAAGCAGAAGTACATGCAGCTCTTGCAGCAGCGTTATATTCAGATAAGCATGCAGCATTGCTTGCTGAAAACCAGTTTACAATTGCAACTCTTCTTGATCCTCACTTTACAGATCTTTCATATGTTAGAGACACAAAGCACTGG contains:
- the LOC131602861 gene encoding uncharacterized protein LOC131602861 produces the protein MVGACCRATPPISHLPLPNPKTIKIQNLQQTKASPPPSLSISQLPNRRLFLFSLPLSSFLFLPFPAFAEDDSVNSTEYDPVTRSERDASALISQRVSKGVELLEKGRELQALGDFNGALQYFSQVIESYKDLAFSEYARVGRALALYEVGDREEAIAEMEDVSISLKGYPEVHAALAAALYSDKHAALLAENQFTIATLLDPHFTDLSYVRDTKHWPPSLISSLQHFITLS